In one window of Drosophila innubila isolate TH190305 chromosome 2L unlocalized genomic scaffold, UK_Dinn_1.0 4_B_2L, whole genome shotgun sequence DNA:
- the LOC117781519 gene encoding uncharacterized protein LOC117781519 has protein sequence MVAGGASDTGGVKPMAIAGRMVRERERLIGMTPDERAWRKQWLKDQELHHGARKVPALELELNNPIKRMYRAPLDTITKVLTPAMGFQRAFTVRYWTGKALIALTGIYAAAYYFKYNQNDWTRKGGWRVISSRKACVPGDEGFPRVSDRSAPSDYAARGFKQSPI, from the exons ATGGTTGCCGGCGGTGCATCAGATACGGGAGGCGTCAAGCCCATGGCCATTGCGGGTCGCATGGTGCGAGAACGCGAGCGTCTAATTGGCATGACCCCCGACGAACGTGCCTGGCGCAAACAGTGGCTGAAAGATCAGGAACTGCACCACGGAGCCCGCAAAGTGCCCGCCCTGGAGCTGGAACTCAACAATCCCATTAAGCGCATGTACCGTGCACCATTGGATACAATTACTAAGGTTTTAACACCGGCGATG GGATTCCAACGCGCCTTCACAGTACGTTACTGGACCGGCAAGGCGTTGATTGCATTAACGGGCATTTACGCTGCTGCctactattttaaatacaatcaaAAC GATTGGACACGCAAGGGCGGCTGGCGTGTGATTTCCTCACGTAAAGCTTGTGTTCCCGGCGACGAAGGTTTTCCCCGTGTTTCCGATCGTTCGGCGCCCTCGGACTACGCGGCGCGTGGCTTTAAGCAGTCGCCCATATAA
- the LOC117794531 gene encoding ATP-dependent RNA helicase DHX33 encodes MDSKYMINSNGNSGLASVFPVKRKIEPMKEQNAIKKPNYTPPKQQQSPYKNNVLANNKRNSIDQDRKALPVYNCRQRILKEVEANDTLLIMGETGSGKTTQIPQFLLQAGYASNGIIGITQPRRVAAITIAKRVAQELSSNIGDTVGYTVRFEDTTTERTRIRYLTDGILLREAIGDRLLRKYAAIMLDEAHERTVNADVLFGIVKEAQQERRKHKMPKLKIIITSATMDIDHFGSYFNVKGMYLEGRTHPVRVMHAKEPQDDYIHAALVTLFDIHRHEPINHDVLIFLTGQEEIEALAQQIRQLARINNSGPSDVRVFTLYAQLAQGKQLECFLPVPANTRKIVLATNIAETSITIPGIRCVIDCGYVKEKSFNPSSGLDILKTVRISQAQAWQRSGRAGRDAPGKCYRTYTKNSMEFFRVAAQPEILRANLTSTVLQLLALGIDCTSFDFIDPPQQEGVQAAYKALEQLGAIKSATVPSITSSGRLMAQYPLDPRYAKLLLSAPTFGCMEEMLSLVAALSSDNVFIGHADKSELAALAHAKFQSKHGDHLTLLNVFTTFQKTEKPKIWCHDNFLNIRNLTYARNVRNQLAEISSRVGLVSNSCGDNSDAVKKCLLTGLFDNIAMLQKEGHYLTLSGRVKAKIHPSSVLHGKYKPQCILFTEMVKTEHNFLRQVTEISIEWIEEVVPSMKYIIK; translated from the coding sequence ATGGACTCCAAATACATGATAAACAGCAATGGGAACTCGGGATTGGCCTCGGTATTCCCAGTGAAACGTAAAATAGAGCCAATGAAAGAGCAGAATGCGATTAAGAAGCCAAATTACACACCGCCAAAGCAACAGCAATCGCCGTACAAAAACAATgtgttggccaacaacaagagGAACAGCATTGACCAGGATCGAAAGGCGCTTCCCGTTTACAATTGCCGACAGCGCATCTTAAAGGAAGTGGAGGCGAATGACACGTTACTGATAATGGGCGAAACGGGTTCCGGCAAGACGACACAAATACCACAGTTCCTGTTGCAAGCCGGATATGCAAGCAATGGCATCATTGGGATTACCCAGCCACGTCGTGTGGCAGCCATCACGATAGCGAAGCGTGTGGCACAGGAATTGTCGAGCAACATTGGCGACACGGTCGGCTATACCGTGCGTTTCGAGGACACGACAACGGAACGCACACGGATCCGGTATTTAACGGATGGCATCCTGTTGAGGGAGGCAATTGGAGATCGTTTGCTGCGGAAATATGCGGCAATTATGCTGGATGAGGCGCACGAGCGGACGGTAAATGCGGATGTCCTGTTTGGCATTGTGAAGGAGGCGCAACAGGAGCGCAGGAAACACAAGATGCCCAAACTGAAGATAATTATTACCTCGGCCACCATGGACATTGATCATTTTGGCAGTTATTTTAATGTGAAAGGCATGTACCTGGAGGGACGCACACATCCCGTGCGTGTCATGCATGCCAAGGAGCCCCAGGATGATTATATCCACGCAGCTCTGGTCACACTCTTTGATATACATCGCCATGAGCCCATCAATCATGATGTGCTCATCTTTCTCACCGGCCAGGAGGAAATCGAAGCACTCGCCCAACAAATCCGTCAACTGGCGAGGATCAACAACTCGGGACCCTCCGATGTCCGTGTCTTCACACTGTACGCTCAGCTGGCCCAAGGCAAACAATTGGAATGCTTTCTGCCGGTGCCGGCAAATACCCGTAAAATTGTGCTGGCCACAAACATTGCCGAGACGTCAATTACCATACCGGGCATACGTTGTGTCATTGACTGTGGCTACGTCAAGGAGAAATCCTTTAATCCCAGCTCCGGTTTAGATATTTTGAAAACCGTACGCATCTCCCAGGCCCAAGCATGGCAGAGAAGTGGACGTGCTGGTCGCGATGCACCTGGAAAATGCTATCGCACATATACGAAAAACAGTATGGAGTTCTTTCGCGTCGCCGCCCAGCCAGAGATCCTACGTGCCAATCTGACATCAACGGTGTTGCAGCTACTCGCGCTGGGCATCGATTGCACCAGCTTTGATTTCATTGATCCGCCCCAGCAAGAGGGTGTCCAGGCCGCATACAAGGCATTGGAGCAGTTGGGCGCCATCAAATCCGCCACGGTGCCCAGCATTACCAGCTCGGGGCGTTTGATGGCACAGTATCCACTAGATCCCAGATATGCCAAATTGTTACTCTCAGCGCCAACATTCGGTTGTATGGAGGAAATGCTCAGCTTGGTGGCGGCTCTCTCCAGCGATAATGTATTCATTGGCCATGCCGACAAGAGCGAATTGGCCGCCTTGGCGCATGCCAAGTTCCAGTCCAAACACGGCGATCATCTGACACTGCTCAATGTCTTTACGACCTTCCAGAAGACCGAGAAGCCAAAGATCTGGTGCCACGACAACTTTCTCAACATTAGAAATCTAACTTATGCCCGCAATGTGCGAAATCAGCTGGCGGAGATTAGCTCTAGAGTTGGTCTAGTCTCCAACAGCTGTGGCGATAACTCGGATGCGGTCAAGAAATGCCTGTTGACGGGTCTATTCGATAATATTGCAATGCTGCAAAAAGAGGGACACTACTTGACTCTGAGTGGACGTGTCAAGGCCAAAATCCATCCATCCAGTGTGCTCCATGGCAAATACAAGCCACAGTGCATCCTCTTCACCGAAATGGTTAAAACCGAACACAATTTTCTACGTCAGGTGACTGAGATTAGCATAGAATGGATTGAAGAAGTTGTGCCATCCATGaagtatattattaaataa
- the LOC117794532 gene encoding UDP-N-acetylhexosamine pyrophosphorylase isoform X1, protein MHNGCLCRLQSEMGRNNNHSAQQQQRLLRNAFFRTVATAIKSMPTMTDHLMLHTRLAQVGQEHLLKFWPELTSDERADLVREINELNLDEIKMYFDRATISMNENGIKLDDRLQPIPDDQILSIARTNEDKLNSYREEGLQQISKGHVAVLLMAGGQGTRLGFDQPKGMYDVGLQSHKTLFRIQAERILKLEQLSKELTGKRGHIVWYIMTSEHTKQPTLKYFEANNYFGLQEENVLLFEQGSLPCFDYDGRIILDEKHRVSRSPDGNGGIYRAMQVAGILDDMQQRGVLYLHAHSVDNILIKVADPVFIGYCVQEKADCAAKVVEKAAPNEAVGVVAMVDGKYQVVEYSEISAKTAEMRNSDGRLTFSAGNICNHFFTADFLHKIGKTYERELKLHVAKKKIPFVDNAGKRLTPDKPNGIKIEKFVFDVFEFAEKFVAMEVPRDEEFSALKNADSAGKDCPSTARADLHRLHRKYIENAGGMVHGDICEISPFVSYAGENLAQLVEGKSFSSPVYLRDSMQGHL, encoded by the exons ATGCATAACGGGTGCCTTTGTAGGTTACAATCAGAAATGGgtcgcaacaacaaccacagtgcgcaacaacaacagcgcctGCTACGGAATG ctttcttTCGCACTGTTGCAACAGCAATTAAATCAATGCCAACAATGACAGATCACCTGATGCTGCACACACGTCTTGCCCAGGTGGGCCAGGAACATTTACTCAAGTTTTGGCCAGAACTAACATCGGACGAACGCGCGGATCTGGTGCGTGAGATAAACGAGCTCAATTTGGATgagattaaaatgtatttcgaTCGTGCCACAATTTCAATGAACGAGAATGGCATCAAATTGGATGATCGTCTGCAGCCGATACCGGATGACCAAATCCTATCGATAGCCCGCACCAATGAGGATAAACTGAACTCGTACCGGGAGGAGGGATTACAACAAATAAGCAAAGGTCATGTCGCTGTGCTGCTAATGGCAGGCGGACAAG GCACACGACTGGGCTTCGATCAACCCAAGGGCATGTACGATGTTGGCCTACAGTCTCACAAAACGCTCTTTCGCATTCAGGCGGAGCGCATCCTGAAGCTGGAGCAATTGTCCAAGGAGTTGACCGGCAAACGGGGTCACATTGTGTGGTACATAATGACATCGGAGCACACAAAACAGCCGACACTTAAGTACTTTGAGGCCAACAATTACTTTGGCCTGCAGGAGGAGAATGTGTTGCTGTTTGAACAGGGTTCGTTGCCGTGCTTCGACTACGATGGCCGCATCATACTGGACGAGAAGCATCGCGTGTCGCGTTCCCCGGATGGCAATGGCGGCATCTATCGGGCCATGCAGGTCGCTGGAATTCTGGATGATATGCAGCAACGGGGCGTTCTCTATCTGCATGCGCACAGCGTTGACAACATTCTGATCAAGGTGGCAGATCCCGTATTCATTGGCTACTGTGTCCAGGAGAAGGCTGACTGTGCAGCCAAGGTGGTGGAGAAGGCGGCACCCAATGAGGCTGTCGGTGTGGTGGCCATGGTCGATGGCAAGTACCAGGTTGTCGAGTACAGTGAGATCTCAGCCAAGACCGCCGAGATGCGCAACTCGGACGGACGTCTAACATTCAGTGCTGGCAATATATGTAATCATTTCTTTACTGCCGACTTTCTACACAAGATTGGCAAGACCTATGAGCGGGAGCTGAAGCTGCATGTGGCCAAAAAGAAGATTCCGTTTGTGGACAATGCCGGGAAACGTTTGACGCCGGACAAACCCAATGGCATCAAGATTGAAAAGTTTGTCTTTGATGTGTTTGAGTTTGCCGAAAAATTTGTGGCCATGGAAGTGCCACGTGACGAGGAGTTCAGTGCTCTTAAGAATGCCGATTCCGCTGGCAAGGATTGCCCCAGTACAGCCCGTGCCGATCTCCATCGGTTGCACCGTAAATATATCGAAAATGCCGGTGGCATGGTGCACGGTGACATCTGTGAGATCTCACCGTTTGTCAGCTACGCCGGAGAGAATCTCGCCCAGCTGGTCGAGGGCAAATCGTTCAGCAGTCCCGTTTATCTGCGCGATTCCATGCAGGGGCATCTATAG
- the LOC117794532 gene encoding UDP-N-acetylhexosamine pyrophosphorylase isoform X2 has translation MHNGCLCRLQSEMGRNNNHSAQQQQRLLRNAIKSMPTMTDHLMLHTRLAQVGQEHLLKFWPELTSDERADLVREINELNLDEIKMYFDRATISMNENGIKLDDRLQPIPDDQILSIARTNEDKLNSYREEGLQQISKGHVAVLLMAGGQGTRLGFDQPKGMYDVGLQSHKTLFRIQAERILKLEQLSKELTGKRGHIVWYIMTSEHTKQPTLKYFEANNYFGLQEENVLLFEQGSLPCFDYDGRIILDEKHRVSRSPDGNGGIYRAMQVAGILDDMQQRGVLYLHAHSVDNILIKVADPVFIGYCVQEKADCAAKVVEKAAPNEAVGVVAMVDGKYQVVEYSEISAKTAEMRNSDGRLTFSAGNICNHFFTADFLHKIGKTYERELKLHVAKKKIPFVDNAGKRLTPDKPNGIKIEKFVFDVFEFAEKFVAMEVPRDEEFSALKNADSAGKDCPSTARADLHRLHRKYIENAGGMVHGDICEISPFVSYAGENLAQLVEGKSFSSPVYLRDSMQGHL, from the exons ATGCATAACGGGTGCCTTTGTAGGTTACAATCAGAAATGGgtcgcaacaacaaccacagtgcgcaacaacaacagcgcctGCTACGGAATG CAATTAAATCAATGCCAACAATGACAGATCACCTGATGCTGCACACACGTCTTGCCCAGGTGGGCCAGGAACATTTACTCAAGTTTTGGCCAGAACTAACATCGGACGAACGCGCGGATCTGGTGCGTGAGATAAACGAGCTCAATTTGGATgagattaaaatgtatttcgaTCGTGCCACAATTTCAATGAACGAGAATGGCATCAAATTGGATGATCGTCTGCAGCCGATACCGGATGACCAAATCCTATCGATAGCCCGCACCAATGAGGATAAACTGAACTCGTACCGGGAGGAGGGATTACAACAAATAAGCAAAGGTCATGTCGCTGTGCTGCTAATGGCAGGCGGACAAG GCACACGACTGGGCTTCGATCAACCCAAGGGCATGTACGATGTTGGCCTACAGTCTCACAAAACGCTCTTTCGCATTCAGGCGGAGCGCATCCTGAAGCTGGAGCAATTGTCCAAGGAGTTGACCGGCAAACGGGGTCACATTGTGTGGTACATAATGACATCGGAGCACACAAAACAGCCGACACTTAAGTACTTTGAGGCCAACAATTACTTTGGCCTGCAGGAGGAGAATGTGTTGCTGTTTGAACAGGGTTCGTTGCCGTGCTTCGACTACGATGGCCGCATCATACTGGACGAGAAGCATCGCGTGTCGCGTTCCCCGGATGGCAATGGCGGCATCTATCGGGCCATGCAGGTCGCTGGAATTCTGGATGATATGCAGCAACGGGGCGTTCTCTATCTGCATGCGCACAGCGTTGACAACATTCTGATCAAGGTGGCAGATCCCGTATTCATTGGCTACTGTGTCCAGGAGAAGGCTGACTGTGCAGCCAAGGTGGTGGAGAAGGCGGCACCCAATGAGGCTGTCGGTGTGGTGGCCATGGTCGATGGCAAGTACCAGGTTGTCGAGTACAGTGAGATCTCAGCCAAGACCGCCGAGATGCGCAACTCGGACGGACGTCTAACATTCAGTGCTGGCAATATATGTAATCATTTCTTTACTGCCGACTTTCTACACAAGATTGGCAAGACCTATGAGCGGGAGCTGAAGCTGCATGTGGCCAAAAAGAAGATTCCGTTTGTGGACAATGCCGGGAAACGTTTGACGCCGGACAAACCCAATGGCATCAAGATTGAAAAGTTTGTCTTTGATGTGTTTGAGTTTGCCGAAAAATTTGTGGCCATGGAAGTGCCACGTGACGAGGAGTTCAGTGCTCTTAAGAATGCCGATTCCGCTGGCAAGGATTGCCCCAGTACAGCCCGTGCCGATCTCCATCGGTTGCACCGTAAATATATCGAAAATGCCGGTGGCATGGTGCACGGTGACATCTGTGAGATCTCACCGTTTGTCAGCTACGCCGGAGAGAATCTCGCCCAGCTGGTCGAGGGCAAATCGTTCAGCAGTCCCGTTTATCTGCGCGATTCCATGCAGGGGCATCTATAG
- the LOC117794532 gene encoding UDP-N-acetylhexosamine pyrophosphorylase isoform X3 — MPTMTDHLMLHTRLAQVGQEHLLKFWPELTSDERADLVREINELNLDEIKMYFDRATISMNENGIKLDDRLQPIPDDQILSIARTNEDKLNSYREEGLQQISKGHVAVLLMAGGQGTRLGFDQPKGMYDVGLQSHKTLFRIQAERILKLEQLSKELTGKRGHIVWYIMTSEHTKQPTLKYFEANNYFGLQEENVLLFEQGSLPCFDYDGRIILDEKHRVSRSPDGNGGIYRAMQVAGILDDMQQRGVLYLHAHSVDNILIKVADPVFIGYCVQEKADCAAKVVEKAAPNEAVGVVAMVDGKYQVVEYSEISAKTAEMRNSDGRLTFSAGNICNHFFTADFLHKIGKTYERELKLHVAKKKIPFVDNAGKRLTPDKPNGIKIEKFVFDVFEFAEKFVAMEVPRDEEFSALKNADSAGKDCPSTARADLHRLHRKYIENAGGMVHGDICEISPFVSYAGENLAQLVEGKSFSSPVYLRDSMQGHL, encoded by the exons ATGCCAACAATGACAGATCACCTGATGCTGCACACACGTCTTGCCCAGGTGGGCCAGGAACATTTACTCAAGTTTTGGCCAGAACTAACATCGGACGAACGCGCGGATCTGGTGCGTGAGATAAACGAGCTCAATTTGGATgagattaaaatgtatttcgaTCGTGCCACAATTTCAATGAACGAGAATGGCATCAAATTGGATGATCGTCTGCAGCCGATACCGGATGACCAAATCCTATCGATAGCCCGCACCAATGAGGATAAACTGAACTCGTACCGGGAGGAGGGATTACAACAAATAAGCAAAGGTCATGTCGCTGTGCTGCTAATGGCAGGCGGACAAG GCACACGACTGGGCTTCGATCAACCCAAGGGCATGTACGATGTTGGCCTACAGTCTCACAAAACGCTCTTTCGCATTCAGGCGGAGCGCATCCTGAAGCTGGAGCAATTGTCCAAGGAGTTGACCGGCAAACGGGGTCACATTGTGTGGTACATAATGACATCGGAGCACACAAAACAGCCGACACTTAAGTACTTTGAGGCCAACAATTACTTTGGCCTGCAGGAGGAGAATGTGTTGCTGTTTGAACAGGGTTCGTTGCCGTGCTTCGACTACGATGGCCGCATCATACTGGACGAGAAGCATCGCGTGTCGCGTTCCCCGGATGGCAATGGCGGCATCTATCGGGCCATGCAGGTCGCTGGAATTCTGGATGATATGCAGCAACGGGGCGTTCTCTATCTGCATGCGCACAGCGTTGACAACATTCTGATCAAGGTGGCAGATCCCGTATTCATTGGCTACTGTGTCCAGGAGAAGGCTGACTGTGCAGCCAAGGTGGTGGAGAAGGCGGCACCCAATGAGGCTGTCGGTGTGGTGGCCATGGTCGATGGCAAGTACCAGGTTGTCGAGTACAGTGAGATCTCAGCCAAGACCGCCGAGATGCGCAACTCGGACGGACGTCTAACATTCAGTGCTGGCAATATATGTAATCATTTCTTTACTGCCGACTTTCTACACAAGATTGGCAAGACCTATGAGCGGGAGCTGAAGCTGCATGTGGCCAAAAAGAAGATTCCGTTTGTGGACAATGCCGGGAAACGTTTGACGCCGGACAAACCCAATGGCATCAAGATTGAAAAGTTTGTCTTTGATGTGTTTGAGTTTGCCGAAAAATTTGTGGCCATGGAAGTGCCACGTGACGAGGAGTTCAGTGCTCTTAAGAATGCCGATTCCGCTGGCAAGGATTGCCCCAGTACAGCCCGTGCCGATCTCCATCGGTTGCACCGTAAATATATCGAAAATGCCGGTGGCATGGTGCACGGTGACATCTGTGAGATCTCACCGTTTGTCAGCTACGCCGGAGAGAATCTCGCCCAGCTGGTCGAGGGCAAATCGTTCAGCAGTCCCGTTTATCTGCGCGATTCCATGCAGGGGCATCTATAG
- the LOC117779442 gene encoding transmembrane protein 115, with the protein MSAPLTRNVPYLKQQLTALLHNTSPVITLICLVTTFGYLLSFSETAVLLLSVTPGYILPNGKFWIWTAFTFCFIELHWWEVIVDVITVGLCGKMLEPLWGQYEMFKFFALSNFGVSLVTSIYYLFYYMVTKNPTILFDVHIHGLAGYVAGICVAVRQIMPDHLIFKTRYGRLTNRNVPLTVLILAIIGWAIGMLDGTYPAMFASGTIVSWIYLRFYQHHPNGRGDSSESFTFVSFFPNVTQPFISILVNPIYNCCLRVGVVKTPTPLRTISTASLTSVSVQMPGVDPHDIERRRQIALKALSERLKATDSTRHAQLPKSFPQQQHQQPHHHHQQQQPQHKHHSHNHGSGHSHSGHSHSQGAGHSHSHASGHSHSHGAGATQAPQPDFVKSSSSSAAAQQLPITTARSEPRMISTMSTIAIPMPAPPPKDEAVAGGAAATLIDLHDESA; encoded by the exons ATGTCAGCTCCACTCACACGAAACGTGCCGTATTTGAAGCAGCAACTGACAGCGTTGCTGCACAACACGTCGCCGGTGATAACGTTGATCTGTCTGGTGACCACATTTGGCTATTTGCTCTCCTTCTCGGAGACAGCAGTGCTGCTGTTAAGTGTGACGCCTGGTTACATTTTGCCAAATGGCAAATTTTGGATATGGACTGCGTTCACGTTCTGTTTCATCGAGCTGCATTGGTGGGAGGTGATTGTGGATGTGATCACAGTGGGACTATGTGGCAAAATGCTGGAGCCCCTTTGGGGTCAATATGAAATGTTCAAGTTCTTTGCACTGAGCAACTTTGGCGTCTCGCTGGTGACGAGCATTTATTACTTGTTCTATTATATGGTCACCAAGAATCCAACCATTTTATTCGATGTACATATCCATGGCCTGGCCGGTTATGTGGCGGGTATTTGTGTCGCCGTGCGTCAGATTATGCCCGATCATTTAATCTTTAAGACTCGCTATGGACGTTTAACCAATCG aaatgtgCCACTGACAGTGCTTATCTTGGCTATCATCGGCTGGGCCATCGGCATGCTGGACGGCACATATCCGGCCATGTTTGCCTCCGGCACTATCGTCTCATGGATCTATTTGCGCTTCTATCAGCATCATCCAAATGGACGCGGCGATAGCTCGGAGAGCTTTACATTTGTTAGCTTCTTTCCGAATGTGACACAACCGTTTATCAGCATACTAGTGAATCCCATATACAATTGCTGTTTGCGTGTGGGCGTGGTGAAAACGCCCACACCGTTGCGCACAATATCAACGGCGAGCTTGACATCTGTGTCTGTGCAAATGCCGGGCGTGGATCCGCACGACATTGAGCGTAGACG ACAAATTGCTTTGAAGGCACTTAGCGAACGACTTAAGGCCACGGACTCAACGCGACATGCACAGCTGCCGAAATCCTttccacagcaacagcatcagcaaccacatcatcatcatcagcagcagcagccacagcacaAGCATCATAGTCATAATCATGGCTCTGGTCATAGTCACAGTGGACACAGTCACAGCCAAGGTGCTGGACACAGTCATAGCCATGCTTCTGGACACAGTCATAGCCATGGAGCTGGAGCAACGCAGGCACCGCAACCAGATTTTGTGAAGTCAAGCAGCAGCTCCGCAGCCGCACAGCAATTGCCGATCACAACGGCCAGGTCCGAGCCTCGAATGATCAGCACGATGAGCACAATTGCAATACCGATGCCGGCGCCACCGCCCAAAGATGAGGCTGTTGCTGGAGGAGCTGCGGCCACGCTCATTGATTTGCACGACGAGTCCGCCTag
- the LOC117780260 gene encoding protein transport protein Sec61 subunit alpha, producing the protein MGIKFLEVIKPFCSILPEIAKPERKIQFREKVLWTAITLFIFLVCCQIPLFGIMSSDSADPFYWIRVILASNRGTLMELGISPIVTSGLIMQLLAGAKIIEVGDTPKDRALFNGAQKLFGMVITIGQAIVYVMTGMYGDPSEIGAGVCLLIIIQLFAAGLIVLLLDELLQKGYGLGSGISLFIATNICETIVWKAFSPTTVTTGRGTEFEGAVIALFHLMATRNDKVRALREAFYRQNLPNLMNLLATILVFAVVIYFQGFRVDLPIKSARYRGQYSSYPIKLFYTSNIPIILQSALVSNLYVISQMLAVKFQGNFFINLLGVWADVGGGGPARSYPIGGLCYYLSPPESVGHILTDPIHALLYIVFMLGSCAFFSKTWIDVSGSSAKDVAKQLKEQHMVMRGHRENSMIHELNRYIPTAAAFGGLCIGALSVMADFLGAIGSGTGILLAVTIIYQYFEIFVKEQSEMGGMGTLLF; encoded by the exons ATGGGAA TCAAATTCCTGGAAGTTATCAAACCCTTCTGCAGTATACTGCCAGAAATTGCAAAGCCCGAGCGCAAG ATCCAATTCAGAGAAAAAGTACTATGGACTGCCATCACGCTGTTCATTTTCCTGGTGTGCTGTCAAATTCCCTTGTTCGGCATCATGAGCTCCGACTCGGCGGATCCCTTCTACTGGATTCGTGTGATTCTCGCCTCGAATCGTGGTACACTTATGGAGTTGGGTATTTCGCCAATTGTGACATCTGGTTTGATTATGCAGCTGTTGGCTGGCGCCAAGATCATTGAGGTCGGTGATACGCCCAAGGATCGTGCTCTGTTCAATGGTGCCCAGAAGCTGTTCGGCATGGTCATTACAATTGGCCAGGCTATTGTCTATGTGATGACTGGCATGTACGGTGATCCATCGGAAATTGGCGCTGGCGTTTGTCTGCTGATTATCATTCAATTGTTTGCTGCCGGTTTAATTGTTCTCCTGCTCGATGAACTGCTCCAGAAGGGCTATGGCCTTGGCTCCGGTATTTCGCTGTTCATTGCGACCAACATTTGTGAGACGATCGTGTGGAAGGCGTTCTCGCCCACCACTGTGACAACCGGACGTGGCACCGAGTTCGAGGGCGCTGTGATTGCCCTCTTCCATCTGATGGCCACTCGCAACGACAAAGTGCGCGCCCTGCGTGAGGCATTCTATCGCCAGAATCTGCCCAATCTGATGAACCTGTTGGCCACCATTTTGGTGTTTGCCGTTGTTATCTACTTCCAAGGTTTCCGTGTCGATTTGCCCATCAAGAGCGCCCGCTATCGCGGCCAGTACAGCAGCTATCCCATCAAGCTGTTCTACACTTCCAACATTCCCATCATTCTGCAGTCTGCTCTCGTTTCCAACTTGTACGTCATCTCACAGATGTTGGCCGTTAAGTTCCAGGGTAACTTCTTCATCAACTTGCTAGGTGTTTGGGCCGATGTTGGAGGCGGCGGCCCAGCCCGCTCGTATCCCATTGGCGGTCTCTGCTATTACCTGTCGCCGCCTGAGAGTGTCGGTCACATTCTGACCGATCCAATTCACGCGCTGCTCTACATTGTGTTCATGTTGGGCTCCTGTGCATTCTTCTCCAAGACATGGATCGATGTCTCTGGCAGCTCAGCCAAGGAT GTTGCCAAGCAGCTGAAGGAACAGCATATGGTGATGCGTGGACATCGCGAGAATTCGATGATTCATGAACTAAATCGTTATATCCCAACGGCTGCTGCATTCGGTGGTCTGTGTATTGGCGCACTATCTGTTATGGCCGATTTCCTGGGTGCCATCGGCTCCGGCACGGGTATCCTGCTGGCCGTGACGATCATCTATCAGTACTTTGAGATTTTCGTTAAGGAACAATCCGAAATGGGTGGCATGGGCACGCTGCTGTTCTAA